DNA from Synechococcus sp. CBW1108:
GAGAGTTTTGCCGCCCTCTCCGAGGGTCTGCAGAACGCTCTGGCTGCCTGCGGCGGGGTGCCAGGTGAACTGCGCACCGACCGGTTATCAGCAGCGTGCCGTAACCGCAACGGCAGTTTCAGCTCCGACATCACCCGCCGTTATCACGCCCTCTGCAGCCACTACAGCCTGGCCTACAGCCGCAACAACCTGGGGGTGGCGCATGAGAACGGCCGTGTGGAGAGTCCTCATGGCCATCTCAAACGGCGGATCGAGCAGGCGTTGCTGCTGCGCGGCAGCAGTGATTTCGAGACGCTGGCTGAATACCAGGCTTTTCTGGCCGCGGTGATTGACCAGTACAACAGGCCGCGCCTGATCCGGCTGGAGCAGGAGCAGGCGGCGCTGCGGCCACTACCGCGGTTTCGTTTTGCCGACTACGACATTGAACAGCTCACGGTGCGGCGCACCAGCACGATCGAGGTACGCAGAGTCGTGTATTCGGTGCCGCCGCGGCTGATCGACCAGCGGCTGACGGTGCGGATCTTCCACGACCGGCTGCAGCTGCTTCTGGGCCGGCAGATCGCCTGCGAACTGGAGCGGCGCCACGGCGGTGTCGAGCGTCATGGGCGGGCGTGGAGCATCGATCTGGAGCACCTGATCGATGCGCTCAGGCGAAAACCCCGGGCATTGCTGCACTGCAGTTACCAGCGGGAGCTGTTCCCCGATGAGCGCTGGTGGCAGCTGTGGCAGCAGCTGCGCAATGGCGGTGACCGTGACGCCGCCGCCCGATTGATGGTCGAGGCGCTGTATGTGGGCTGCCGCCTGGCGGGCTACGAGCCAGTGCTGGGTTGGCTCGAGAAGGCCCATCAACGGCAAGGGCTGTCGCTGGCGGCGCTGCAGCAACGCTTCCGGCTGCCGCCCCATCGCCCCCACCCACCGCAACGCATTCCCCAACACAGCCTGCAGAGCTATGACGACCTCCTTGCCCTCCATCCCGCGGCCCCAGGCGGCGGAAGCCGCCCTGCCGATCCTGCTGCGACAGCTGCGGTTGGCATGGATCCGCTGCCACTGGCAGAGCATCGCCTCGCAGGCTGAGGGCGAGGGCTGGAGCCCCAGTCAGTTTCTCTATGCCCTGTGCGAGCAGGAAATGGAGCAACGCCAGCAGGCCCGCCAGCACCGGCTGCTGCGCGCGGCCCAGCTGCCCTGGAGCAAAGCGCTGGCGGACTACGACCATGGCGGCCGGATCGAGGCGCACCGATGGCAGGAACTGGAGGCCTTGAGCCGCCAGAGCGAGTGGCTGCAGCGGGGCGAGAACGTGCTGCTGTTCGGCCCCAGCGGTGTGGGCAAGACGCACCTGGCGGTCGGCATCGCCTTGGCGCAGATCGGCCTGGATCAGGCCTGCCGCTTCTATCCCGCCACGAGCCTGGTGCAGGAGCTGCAGAAGGCCCGCGCCGAATACAACCTGCCGGCAGCGCTGGAGCGGCTGGATCGCTACCCGCTGCTGCTGATCGATGACATTGGCTATGTGCGGCGGGATGAACAGGAGAGCAGCGTGCTGTTTGAGCTGATCTGCCACCGCTACGAGCGCCGATCGCTGCTGATCACCGCCAATCAGCCGTTCACCGCCTGGGATGAGATCTTCCCCAGCAGCTCAATGACCGTGGCGGCGGTGGACCGGCTGGTGCACCACTGCCACATCGTCGAGATCAGCGGCGACAGCCACCGCCGCGCCCAAGCAAGCCGGCGCAGCGGCAGCAAATAGCCACAGCAGCCGTAGAGAAGCGGAGAACAGCCCGGGAGATTGTCGTCCGGCGACAACCTGGTGCCGATGGTGCCAGACCCCGGCGGGGAGCTCCGCGCTGCCGGCGGACTGTGCGGTCCGCCGGCTCGTGCGCTCCAGGGCAAGGCTCAGCAGAGGTCTCGGCGCCTAACCGGCCAACGTGGTTGTCGCCTGGTGCCGATCAGAGGAAGTCAGTGCTGGCAATGGCTCGGACTGATGTGTGGCTCAGTTTTCGTGTCGCCTCCAGCGTCATCGCCCCCCAGTTGTCGCCGGCGACAACTGGGGGGCGATCAGTTCCCCTCACCGGCCAACTTGATTGACGCCAATCGGCCAAGGGGGTTGACGCGGGACAGGCTCGATTCCCTCGTTCTCCAGGAAGGTCCACAACCCATCTGTCACCTTCTGGTGCTGCTGGCAGGTGCGCACTGTGCTGGCCCAAGGCGTTCGCTCGCCGCGCTGGTAGCCCAGCTCCACTACCCGCTGCAGGGTGGCCTCAAAGGTCTGGCGAATCGGCAGGCAGCTTTGCTGCAAGGCGGGCCAGTCAATCTTTCCCTGCTTGTAGTTGTGCCAGTGGCCAAACAGCTGTTGCTGCAGGCCCAGCAGCTTTGCTCCGAATTCGGCGCTGGCGCCTGGGCGTTCGGCGATGGCGACCAGATCGCGGATTAAGTGGGCCCAACACAGCTGGCGCTGCTGGGTGGGCAGGTGGTTGTAAGACGAGAAGCGATCGCTCACGACAATCCCGCCAAAGGCGTTCCCCAGCAGCTCGATGGCGGCGGCCGTCGATCGACTCAGGCCTTGGATGAATACCGTCACCACGGCGGTGACCATGACCCACTGCCAGCTCCGCTTTCCAGTGGGATTGTTGCCCACCGCTTCGCGGAAGACTGCGTCTACTTGTGCCACGAGTCAAATGTTCTTTATGAGCACTGACACAACTACATCGAGGATGGGAGTGTGGCCTCCCGGAGCCGGCCTGCAGGGGCAGGCTCCAAACCACCCCATGCTGCTGCGGTTAAGAGCTGCGGTAGTGAGCGATGGGGAAAAGGCGGCCTCGAGCTGTCAGGTGAGTGATGGGAAGATGAGCAACAGCGAATCGCCGCTGACGCATCGAAAAGTCTTCCAGATGCTGTCAAAACGGGTGCAGGTAGGCGGCACCCGGATCAGTGTGGACGTTACCTGCTTACGGTCCACGCGGCAGCCGGTGTTCAGGCGGCATGAGCCCATCACAGGCCTCGATGTGGAACGTGGGAACCTGGCATGGGGTGTAAAGGAAAAGCCACAAGTGGCCACAACCACGAGGGCGAATACCAAGACCCATGACAGGGGCGGATCAGCCCGTAGTAGTGATGAAGGAGCTGTAATGGCTCTGGAGCAAAGGGGCTGTGTTATCCCGTCCGGATCAACTCAACAACTGCCATTGGCAGGAGGTAGGAGATGAGCCCGGACAGGCCGCTACCGATCACCAAGGCGATGGTCTGGAAGGCCTATCAGCAGGTGAAACGGAATGGGAATGCGGCCGGCGTGGATGGTCAGAGCCTGGATGACTTCGCCAAGGATCTGGAGAACAATCTCTATAGGCTATGGAATCGGATGGCATCCGGGAGTTACTTCCCGCCGCCGGTTCGGCGTGTTGAGATTCCCAAATCCAACGGCGGAGTTCGCCCTCTGGGCATTCCGACGGTGGCTGATCGCATCGCGCAGATGGTGGTCAAGCAGATGCTGGAGCCCCAGTTGGAGCCGATCTTCGATCAGGACTCCTACGGCTACAGACCGGGCAAGTCGGCCCACCAGGCTGTGGAGAGCTGCCGTAAGCGCTGCTGGAAGTATGACTGGGTTGTGGATCTCGATATCAAGGGGTTTTTCGATTCGATCGATCATGACCTCCTGATGCGGGCCATCCAGTTCCATACGTCCGAGCGCTGGGTTGTTCTGTATCTGCGGCGCTGGTTGGAGGCTCCGGTGGAATTGCCGGATGGGCGCCTTCAGCCCCGGACCAGTGGCACGCCTCAAGGCGGTGTCATTAGCCCGCTACTGGCCAATCTGTTTCTGCACTACACGTTCGACAAATGGATGCGACGGAGTTTTCCACGCGTCCCGTTTGAGCGTTATGCAGACGATGTGATCTGTCACTGTCACTGCCGAGCTGAGGCTGAACGGCTCATGGATGCCCTGCAGGAGCGATTTACCTCCTGCGGGTTACAGCTGCATCCAGAGAAGACCAAAGTAGTCTATTGCAAGGATAGCAGCCGCCGTGGTCAGTTCGATCAGATCCAGTTCACGTTTCTCGGCTTTTGCTTCCGACCACGTATGGCCAAGAACCGCTATGGGGAGATCTTTACGAGCTTCCTCCCAGCGGTTAGTCCGCAGGCGCTTAAGCGCATGCGAGAGAGGATCAGGAAAATGCATCTGCGTAGGCGGATGTTTTTGCCTTTGGAGGAGATCGCCCGGCTCCTGAATCCGATCCTAGGGGGTTGGATTCAGTATTACGGACGTTTTTATCCAACCGAACTGAGGGCCAAGCTATTTGGCTATCTCAATGAGCACCTGAGCGCATGGCTGCGTCAGAAACACAGCCGGCTGTTGCGACATGACCGCCGCAGCCGGCAAGTTCTGGCGAGGATCGCTCAGGAGAGGCGGGACCTTTTTGCTCACTGGCGTGGTGTTGATGTTGCGGCTGGATGACAGGAGCCGGATGACGCGAGAGTGTCACGTCCGGATCTGTGGGGGCCTCGGGGGGAAGTTCCCCGGGGCTACCCGGCGGCGTTGCCGGTGGGGGCGCCGGTCTCATCCACGTAAGCCACCGGTTGCTGACGGGCGGCCGCAAGCGCCTGGGCCATCGGTTCCGCCAATGCTGCGCTCAGGCGCTGGCGGACCCGTGCGATTGCCCCACAGCTAATTCCACTCCCACCAGCTGCTGGAGCAGGGCCTGGGTCTTGCTGAAACTCAAGTGGAAGGCACTGCCCAGCAGGCCCACCAGGGCACTGAGCCTGCCTGCGTCCCCCGCAGTGGTGTAATTCCCCTGGGCCTCAGCCCCGGCGTAGCCGGGGCTGAGCGTCCGCACCTCAAGCGATCGGCTCAGCGGCTGGCGTTGCAAGGGGCGGGGCACCCCGCGAATTCAGCGCCTCGGGCGCTGGATTCGTGGGGACCCCGGGTGGGCAGGCCCGTTTCCCTGGTTCGAGTACCACCTCAACCAGACGAACCATGCCCAAGCACCATGCTGCCGTGCCTGAACTGGCGGCGCTACTCGATGGCAGCAGCGCCGGTGAGCTGATCCCCGAGCTGGCCCGCTACGGCCTGCAGCAGCTGATCGAACTGGAGGCCTCCGCTGTGGTCGGTGCCGATCGCCATGAGCGCAGCGAGGAGCGGGTCAACCAACGCAATGGCTACCGGCCTCGCACCCTGACCACCCAGGTGGGGGATCTCGCCCTGCAGATCCCCAAACTGCGAGCCGGCAGCTTCCTGCCCACGATCCTCGAGCCCCGCCGCAGGGTCGATCAGGCCCTGTACGCGGTGATCATGGAGGCCTACATCAGTGGCGTCTCGACCCGCAAGGTGGATTCCCTAGTGGCGGCGCTGGGTTCCCAGAGCGGCATCTCCAAGTCGCAGGTGAGCCGCATCTGTCAGGACATCGACCAGCAGGTGCAGGCGTTCCTGGGCCGGCCGCTGGAGAGCAGCAGCTACGCCTACGTCTACCTGGATGCCACCTACCTCAAGGGGCGCCTGGGCAAGGCCCAGCAGGTCTGCTCCCGCGCTGTCGTCGTCGCCATGGGGGTCAACGAGGACGGGCGCCGGGAGTTGCTGGGCCTCAAGGTGGGTAACAGTGAGAGCGAGCCCTTCTGGGCGGAGTTCATCTCCCACCTCAAAGAGCGGGGTCTGGGTGGCGTCAAGCTGGTGATCTCTGACGCCCACAGCGGCCTCACCAAGGCGATCCGCAGGCAATTGCAGGGCTGCGTCTGGCAGCGCTGCCGGGTGCATTTTGCCCGCAACCTGCTGCAGTGTGTTCCCAGGGCTCACCAAGGCATGGTCACCGCTGCCCTGCGCAGCGTGTTCGCCCAAGAAACCGCTGAGGAGATCGAGTCGCGCTGGGATGATCTGGCGGCCTCGCTGGCGGAGCGCTTCCCCAAGGCCGCTGCGCTCATGCACGAGGCCAAGGAGGACGTGCTGGCTTTCCGCCACTTCCCCAAGGACCACTGGCGCAAGATCTGGAGCACCAACCTGCTGGAGCGGGTGAACGAGGAGATCAAGCGCCGCACCAGGGTCGTGGGCATTTTTCCCAACGACCCTGCGATCATCCGCCTAGTCGGGGCGGTGTTGCTGGAGCAACACGAGCACTGGCAGCTGGAGGGCCGCCGCATGTTCTCCGCCGAGAGCATGGCGACCATCCCCGAACTGGGCGACACCCCTACCCTCCAGGCCGCCGGCGCCTGAGAGCTGCAGGAAACAGGCCCCAGGTGATCGAGGCTGCAGCGCCTCTACAGGGCGCAGCGGTCTTGATCGCCGCCCGGGGGCCGGGGCAACAACCTGTAGCTGGTGCCAGCCACTCCAGAACACAACACATCCGCGATCGGGCGAAAGACTTGACAAGTCAATCGCCCTTGATTCAAGGTGAAAAAACGAGGTGCATCTGCGCCTCCGGAATGACAGCCCGTCATTCCACCCTGTTCACCCTCTGATCAGGGCATTCGGGCCTCGGGTTTTACACCACGCAAAGGGACGCGGTCCTGAGCCTTGGGCCGTAGTGACTGGCTTCCACATCAGCCGGCAACGTCGCGCAGGTGCTGGTGGAGCAGCAGGGGCACACCAGGCGATGCAACCGGTGCTCGATCACCAGCGGTGTGATCGGTGGTATCTCAATCACCTGATGGCGCATGGGATCTGGATCCTCCCCCACTCCCTGCAGCAACGTGCCACAGCGGCGGCAGGCATCGGGGTGGTGTTCCACCACCTCATCCACCCGCTCGATCGGCAGCAGTTCCGGCCCCGATCCGGGATGGCCCGGCTGGCCGCCCCGCTTGCGACCACTGCCCTTGCGCCGCTCTGGCGGCTTCTAGCCCGAAGGGCTTCCGCGCAGCGGTAAACCCAGACCATCACTGGAGGGAGGTTACTGCTGCGCAGAAGCCTTGCGGCTAGGTGGAGTTGCGGGAGCTGCGACCAATCCGCTCCCGCAGGCTGGCCAGCTCGCTCGCCAGGGCGGTGAGTTGGCTGCGGAGCAGCTCAATCTCCTCATGCTGGGAAAGGATCAGCTCTCTTGCACCAGCCGGCCAGGTCTCCCAGTCAGCTTCTGAAATTCCGGCCGGAGGTGTGCTCATCACAAGCAGTCTCTGCCTGAGATACAACCGGTAATAAAGCTGCCGTCAAGGGTTCAGCAGGGACAATGTTCGCACTGAGCCGTCCCGACCTCTGAACAGTTACAGTTCGGTCACCCACCTTAATCCCCGTGCTTTGCCTTGGTGGCCTTGTGATTATAAGCGTAACCATTCCTTGCCCCCCCCGGGGGGGGGTAAATATATTTACAAACTATTGCAACAATGGCGCTCGTCTCCGCCTCGTGCGATGCATCTTCTGATCTGAGGAACCGCCTTCCCGCTTTACGGAAGATCTGCTTTCTTGGAGAGGATATCAGTCACCACCTCTGAGAGTGAGCGACCAGTGGCGCTCGCAATTGACTGGAGAGATTCAATGACCTCCTCGCTCAAATCAAGGTCAAGTCGTACAGGAAACAACTTGGGGTCAAGTCGGAAGGCGCTATCCGCTTCATCTTTTACCATTTCAGATTTCTCTGTGAGGTGATGACATCGGTTTCAACCTACTCCATGATGCCCGGCAGATTCGTTGCGCCACAAATGCTTTTATCCACAACGGTGGCAGTTAGGTGGCGGTAGTTCTTATCTGCCTTCAGCGGAGCGCTCCAGCAGGTAGGAGGCATAGTTGCTGAGCGAACGCCCTTCATAGGCACTTGTCTCCACTAGATATTCATAGACTGACTTCGGGACTGTGATGGTGATCCGCTGGGGTTTTCTAAAGGCAACAGATTGCTTGTTGCCACCATTAATGTCGCTGTGCATCGGGTTTGTGAGTATCAGCAGCACAAATATAATGAATCTCTGTAGCGATGCAACCCTTGAGGCGTGACCATTTATACTTATTTGCTTTCTTGGGCGTTTTCTGTAGAGTTCTTCGTTTTCGCAAAAACTCTTTTACGGTTCTAATGCTTTGGAGAGGATATCGGTTGCGACCACCGAGAAGGAGCGTCCTGATCCTTCTGCTGTTTTTTCATTTTCCCCGCGATATCACTTCTTAATTCCAGTTCTATGCGCTTGGGGAAGTTCTTAGGGTCTAAGTAGAAGGAGGTTGCTGTGTCGTCAGTGGTCATTTCTGGTGTAAAAGCGTAAAATAGATACTAGGTCTCCCTGTCTGGTATTGCTTGATACTGATTCAAGGATGTTCTTGATTACCCAGCTCGCTCCGCGCACCGCGAGCCTGGGCCGTAGACTGGTACGCACATACCAGTTCAGTCATGGCGCGCAACGTCATCCAGTTCCAGAAAGGCCTTTCACTGCCTGACTTCCAGCGGCTCTACGGCACCGAGGTGCAATGTGAGGCTGCTTTGGAGAAGGCGCGCTGGCCCGGTGGGTTCCGCTGTCCCCGCTGCAATGGCCATGAGCATGGGCTGGTCTATGGCCGCAGGCTCAAGCGCTATCAGTGCCGCAGCTGCGGCCATCAGGCCACGCTCACGGCTGGCACGATCATGC
Protein-coding regions in this window:
- the istB gene encoding IS21-like element helper ATPase IstB, with the translated sequence MAWIRCHWQSIASQAEGEGWSPSQFLYALCEQEMEQRQQARQHRLLRAAQLPWSKALADYDHGGRIEAHRWQELEALSRQSEWLQRGENVLLFGPSGVGKTHLAVGIALAQIGLDQACRFYPATSLVQELQKARAEYNLPAALERLDRYPLLLIDDIGYVRRDEQESSVLFELICHRYERRSLLITANQPFTAWDEIFPSSSMTVAAVDRLVHHCHIVEISGDSHRRAQASRRSGSK
- a CDS encoding transposase, whose protein sequence is MAQVDAVFREAVGNNPTGKRSWQWVMVTAVVTVFIQGLSRSTAAAIELLGNAFGGIVVSDRFSSYNHLPTQQRQLCWAHLIRDLVAIAERPGASAEFGAKLLGLQQQLFGHWHNYKQGKIDWPALQQSCLPIRQTFEATLQRVVELGYQRGERTPWASTVRTCQQHQKVTDGLWTFLENEGIEPVPRQPPWPIGVNQVGR
- a CDS encoding IS256 family transposase translates to MPKHHAAVPELAALLDGSSAGELIPELARYGLQQLIELEASAVVGADRHERSEERVNQRNGYRPRTLTTQVGDLALQIPKLRAGSFLPTILEPRRRVDQALYAVIMEAYISGVSTRKVDSLVAALGSQSGISKSQVSRICQDIDQQVQAFLGRPLESSSYAYVYLDATYLKGRLGKAQQVCSRAVVVAMGVNEDGRRELLGLKVGNSESEPFWAEFISHLKERGLGGVKLVISDAHSGLTKAIRRQLQGCVWQRCRVHFARNLLQCVPRAHQGMVTAALRSVFAQETAEEIESRWDDLAASLAERFPKAAALMHEAKEDVLAFRHFPKDHWRKIWSTNLLERVNEEIKRRTRVVGIFPNDPAIIRLVGAVLLEQHEHWQLEGRRMFSAESMATIPELGDTPTLQAAGA
- the ltrA gene encoding group II intron reverse transcriptase/maturase, coding for MSPDRPLPITKAMVWKAYQQVKRNGNAAGVDGQSLDDFAKDLENNLYRLWNRMASGSYFPPPVRRVEIPKSNGGVRPLGIPTVADRIAQMVVKQMLEPQLEPIFDQDSYGYRPGKSAHQAVESCRKRCWKYDWVVDLDIKGFFDSIDHDLLMRAIQFHTSERWVVLYLRRWLEAPVELPDGRLQPRTSGTPQGGVISPLLANLFLHYTFDKWMRRSFPRVPFERYADDVICHCHCRAEAERLMDALQERFTSCGLQLHPEKTKVVYCKDSSRRGQFDQIQFTFLGFCFRPRMAKNRYGEIFTSFLPAVSPQALKRMRERIRKMHLRRRMFLPLEEIARLLNPILGGWIQYYGRFYPTELRAKLFGYLNEHLSAWLRQKHSRLLRHDRRSRQVLARIAQERRDLFAHWRGVDVAAG
- a CDS encoding IS66 family transposase zinc-finger binding domain-containing protein, with amino-acid sequence MDEVVEHHPDACRRCGTLLQGVGEDPDPMRHQVIEIPPITPLVIEHRLHRLVCPCCSTSTCATLPADVEASHYGPRLRTASLCVV
- the istA gene encoding IS21 family transposase, which gives rise to MPAPLTSHQRNLFMTKRRGGSSQEAAAAAAGISVRSARRIECNQLQPRANQPRGRTRPDPLVGVWEEELVPLLQRSPALTPITLLEHLQQQKPDVDWIPLQRTLQRRVREWKALHGPAPEVIFPLSYEPGEIAFCDFTQLKGVEVTIAGQVFPHLLFHYRLAWSGWSYAQVVQGGESFAALSEGLQNALAACGGVPGELRTDRLSAACRNRNGSFSSDITRRYHALCSHYSLAYSRNNLGVAHENGRVESPHGHLKRRIEQALLLRGSSDFETLAEYQAFLAAVIDQYNRPRLIRLEQEQAALRPLPRFRFADYDIEQLTVRRTSTIEVRRVVYSVPPRLIDQRLTVRIFHDRLQLLLGRQIACELERRHGGVERHGRAWSIDLEHLIDALRRKPRALLHCSYQRELFPDERWWQLWQQLRNGGDRDAAARLMVEALYVGCRLAGYEPVLGWLEKAHQRQGLSLAALQQRFRLPPHRPHPPQRIPQHSLQSYDDLLALHPAAPGGGSRPADPAATAAVGMDPLPLAEHRLAG